From a region of the Salarias fasciatus chromosome 6, fSalaFa1.1, whole genome shotgun sequence genome:
- the xpa gene encoding DNA repair protein complementing XP-A cells, which translates to MEPEGLEAPQQSPRPELSAAMRAKIERNRQRALMLRQARLASRPLSAVDGATSAKVSKTVDSGGGFFIEEEEDGETEKKARTVVQQPAPVIEPDYLLCDDCHKPFMDSYLSNSFDLCVCDSCRDNDVKHKLISRTEAKQRFLLKDCDLDQREPPLRFILKKNPHNPRWGDMKLYLLLQVEKRCMEVWGSEEALEEARETREENREVQKQKRFNKKVKELRRAVRSSMWTKNTSVHQHEYGPEEVVDPEEDLYKKTCTSCGHELTYEKM; encoded by the exons atGGAGCCAGAGGGACTGGAGGCTCCGCAGCAGAGCCCCAGGCCGGAGCTCTCTGCCGCCATGCGGGCGAAAATCGAGAGGAACCGGCAGCGGGCGTTGATGCTCCGCCAAGCCCGGCTGGCGAGCCGCCCGCTGTCCGCCGTGGACGGAGCGACTTCGGCTAAAGTTTCCAAGACCGTGGACTCCGGGGGCGGCTTCTTcatcgaggaggaggaggatggagagacggAGAAGAAAGCCAGGACGGTGGTGCAGCAGccgg CTCCCGTGATCGAGCCGGACTACCTGCTGTGTGATGACTGTCACAAACCTTTCATGGACTCCTATCTCAGCAACAGCTtcgacctgtgtgtgtgtgacagctgcag GGACAATGATGTGAAGCACAAGCTGATTTCCAGGACGGAGGCCAAGCAGCGTTTCCTCCTGAAGGACTgtgacctggaccagagagaGCCCCCCCTCAGGTTCATCCTGAAGAAAAACCCCCACAACCCGCGCTGGGGGGACATGAAGCTCTACCTCCTGCTCCAG GTGGAGAAGAGATGTATGGAGGTGTGGGGCTCAgaggaggctctggaggaagccagagagacgagagaggagaacagagaggtgCAGAAACAAAAGCGCTTCAACAAGAAAGTCAAAG AGCTGCGCAGAGCGGTGAGGAGCAGCATGTGGACCAAAAACACCTCTGTTCACCAGCATGAGTACGGACCAGAGGAGGTGGTGGACCCAGAGGAGGACCTCTACAAGAAGACCTGCACCAGCTGCGGACATGAACTCACCTACGAGAAGATGTAG
- the LOC115389802 gene encoding NAD(P)(+)--arginine ADP-ribosyltransferase 1-like: MTLPAEEADVQRLDEASQSQDASTQHVVLKTPLIRIPLSLSPDSVDDMYYGCSQRMLIKVKQHYLNQSSTQELHTTYTKLCALRAMKIRDSYDLLSWDHFRALCAYTAGAYDGLNRAVRKGRESYKTSFEFHALHFLLSDAIRLLKLNQRNCYTSYRRSKLLFSGELGQIVRFGSFASSSLNENLGHFGRKTCFEIRTCFGAYLKSYTEFDSDEDEVLIPPYEMFTIVSIDTSGQNHLQCEVFYQLETAGIYSSTNCQAVDL; this comes from the exons ATGACG TtgcctgcagaggaagctgaCGTCCAGAGGCTGGATGAAGCCTCTCAGTCACAGGATGCTTCCACCCAGCACGTTGTCCTGAAAACTCCTCTCATCAGGATCCCCCTGAGCTTGTCTCCGGACTCGGTGGACGACATGTACTATGGCTGCTCCCAGAGGATGCTGATCAAGGTGAAACAGCACTATCTTAATCAGAGCTCCACACAGGAACTGCACACCACCTACACAAAGCTCTGTGCCCTCAGAGCCATGAAGATCAGGGACAGCTACGACCTGCTGTCCTGGGATCACTTCAGGGCTCTGTGCGCGTACACAGCGGGGGCCTACGACGGCTTGAACCGCGCCGTCCGGAAGGGGAGGGAATCCTACAAGACCTCGTTTGAGTTCCACGCTCTGCACTTCCTGCTGTCTGACGCCATCAGGCTCCTGAAGCTCAACCAGAGGAACTGCTACACCTCCTACCGGAGGAGCAAGCTGCTGTTCAGCGGGGAGCTGGGACAGATCGTCCGCTTCGGCTCCTtcgcctccagctccctcaaCGAGAACCTGGGTCACTTTGGCAGGAAGACCTGCTTTGAGATACGCACCTGTTTCGGGGCTTACCTGAAGTCCTACACAGAGTTTGACTCGGATGAGGACGAGGTGCTGATTCCTCCGTACGAGATGTTCACTATCGTCTCTATTGACACGTCAGGACAAAACCATTTACAGTGCGAGGTTTTCTACCAGCTTGAAACAGCTGGAATCTACAGCAGCACCAACTGTCAAGCTGTGGACCTTTAA